The genomic window TCTCTCGGAGAAACTTTCGGCGAAGGTTCCCTGCTGGAATAGCCGGAGGAAGCCGCCAGGCGGGGTAAGATTTCCCCCGGCCCCAAGGGGCGGGGGAACGTGATATACTGCACGGGGCGAAGTCTGCCCTTCGTTCACGGAACGAAAGAACAGCGTTGGGAGGTTTCAATAGTGAACATACTGATTCTCGGGGCCAACGGCTTCATCGGATCCCACCTCATCGAAGGCATTCTGTACAGCACGGACTGGAAGGTGAACGCCTTCGACCTTTCAGGAATGAACCTCGAAAAATATGAAGGACACCCGAACTTCTCCTTCACCCAGGGGGACATCTTCACCGCCGACGACTGGATGAGAAAGGCCATCGCGGAAAGCGGCGCGGTCCTCCCCCTCGCGGGAATCGCCAAGCCGGCCTACTACCTCAGCAAGCCCCTCTGGACTTTCGAGCTCGACTTCGAACAGAACCTGAAGATCGTCCGCATGTGCGCCGACGCGAAAAAGCGGGTCATCTTTCCCTCCACCTCCGAAGTCTACGGCATGAGCACCGACACCGTCCTCAAGGAAGACGAAAGCCCCCTCATCGTGGGACCCATCTGCAAGATGCGCTGGATCTACAGCTGCGGCAAGCAGATGATGGACAGGGTCATCGCCGCCTACGGCCAGGAAAGGGGTCTCCGGTACACCCTCTTCCGCCCCTTCAACTGGATCGGCCCCAG from Aminivibrio pyruvatiphilus includes these protein-coding regions:
- a CDS encoding bifunctional UDP-4-keto-pentose/UDP-xylose synthase, with translation MNILILGANGFIGSHLIEGILYSTDWKVNAFDLSGMNLEKYEGHPNFSFTQGDIFTADDWMRKAIAESGAVLPLAGIAKPAYYLSKPLWTFELDFEQNLKIVRMCADAKKRVIFPSTSEVYGMSTDTVLKEDESPLIVGPICKMRWIYSCGKQMMDRVIAAYGQERGLRYTLFRPFNWIGPRLDTFRDAEERTARSITQMVFDVLSGRPITLVNGGEQHRSFTYVSDGIDALLAILADEKASDGKIFNIGNPGNNASIKELAHLVIDIMKEIPSFREAAENAQVTVMPAEQYYGNGYDDMQNRVPSIEAIGRALGWAPKIPLREAVEQTILSYVEG